The window ATCTAGCAAGTGTAAATCTTAAAATTGATAGAATAAGTAAGGCTTCCTATTTGATAGAAAAATCAATAAAGCTAAAAGCTAAATTAGATCAGAAAGAGAAGCTCGCTAATGCACATTATGTAGCAGGAAAAATCAAATCAAAATCAGGCGATCTTAAAACAGCCGAAGAATATTTTAAAACAGCTATTTCTTTATATTCTGAAGGCGATTTTAAGGATGGCTTGGTGGAGTGTATGGAAAAACTTGGAGGGGTTTACATACAAGAAGAAAAAATTAAAGAGGCCATTTTGCTTTTAGAAGATGCGGCTGAAATTGCAGAGAAGATGGATTTAAAGAATAGTCTATTTAAATGCCACCATTTATTGTTCAGATGCTTCAAATCCATTAATACCTCCAAAGCGCTATTTCACTTAGAAGAATATGTACGATTAAAAGAGGAAACCAATCAACTATATATTCAAAATCTTGTAAATGGTTATGAAATTATCTCCCAACTAGAAGATTTAGAAAAAGAATCGGAAATCGAGCAAGAACGTGCTTCTATTATTGAGAAGAAAAACACTGAATTAGATTCTTTTTTTTATCGCGTTTCACATGATTTAAAAGGCCCTATAGCTTCTTTATTGGGCTTAAGCGATTTAGCAGATAAGGATATCAAAGACGCAGAAGCACGTCAATATTTCAAAATGTACGATCATCAAATCAGAAGATTGAATATGATCGTGATGGAACTCATTAATATTACCGAATTAAATTATAAGGACATAAAGCTGACTCTAATAAATTTCTATGAAATTGTTGATAATTGCATCTCAGCCTATACTTACCTGCCTAATTACTCAAAAATTAGCTTTTCAATAGATATTGAAAGTAATCTATCCTTTAAATCAGAATGGTATATCATTAATACAATCCTTCAAAACCTAATTGAAAATAGCA is drawn from Marivirga arenosa and contains these coding sequences:
- a CDS encoding ATP-binding protein, which codes for MKIAEDLIGGIKELLADAHKLSKQNIPLAISITEKALFKSQKIKEKNIIHADALNQLSLLQRKNKEYATARSLAERAQAISINIDYDRGRGDACYNLGTIFKAQGKFSDALPHFIEAINHYESIQNKNFHSKSLCLLGNIYEKFQDFKNAKIAYEKALDEAEALKNENLISDIYLNLASVNLKIDRISKASYLIEKSIKLKAKLDQKEKLANAHYVAGKIKSKSGDLKTAEEYFKTAISLYSEGDFKDGLVECMEKLGGVYIQEEKIKEAILLLEDAAEIAEKMDLKNSLFKCHHLLFRCFKSINTSKALFHLEEYVRLKEETNQLYIQNLVNGYEIISQLEDLEKESEIEQERASIIEKKNTELDSFFYRVSHDLKGPIASLLGLSDLADKDIKDAEARQYFKMYDHQIRRLNMIVMELINITELNYKDIKLTLINFYEIVDNCISAYTYLPNYSKISFSIDIESNLSFKSEWYIINTILQNLIENSIKYIDAEKDQPRVEISIFKKKELINIKVSDNGEGIDEKYHSKIFDMFYRASENASGTGLGLFIMKRAIERLKGEVSVESEKNVGSTFLVKIPITH